TCTCATACATATCCTTCATCGTCGATATAGGGCACATCTCTGACCCTTCCTGTGCCCTGGATTTAATACATGTACCGCAGGCATAAACTTTGCCGCCTGCCTTGAGAAATTGATCCGCCTGTTCAACAGTATTAAATTTATCCGTGCTGACCCTTTGATATTCGACGCCTTTTCCCATGAAGAACACCTTCACTACGTCTTTCTGCCCTAGACAAAAATTCGCATACCGAAGCGCATTCCAGCACGTTTCAGCGTCGTTACTTGAAATGATCACTCCTATTTTCATTTCAAAAGTTCCTTTCTCATAACAATTCCGTAATGGTATGGTTTCAAATCGTGCTGCTGCGGACGGTTAAACCCAGTCTTTTCCGCCCACTGAATGCATTGTTGGGGCTTTGGCCTTATGTCCATTGAGGGCCCTCTGGGTGTAGAGGGATCACAGTTCCAGTGGATGATGCCGAGTTTTCCGGCAGGCTTGAGAATTCTCCACGCCTCCCGGAGCATGATTTCAGGATCATCAATGTGAAGGATATTAAACAACATGACATAATCAACGCTTTCGGTCTCCAGCCCAATACCTTCTGCAACAAAATCGCAAAGAACGGTATTAACGTTCTTCAATCCTTCCTTTTCTGCTTCTTTTTTCGTGGCAGAAATCATCCCCTCCTCAATATCAAGGGCATAAATTGTTCCCTGTATAATCTTCGCCGCAGGAATAGTAAACGTACCATAACCGCATCCAAACTCTACCGCATCAACAACCTTATCGTCCAGCCCCATAACGGCGAGTGTTTCCGTAAGATTGAAAAACCCTTCCCACATCTCTTTTGGCGGCATGCCGCTTTCTCTACCCTTCATGATGATCACCGTTTCTAAGATCACTTTAATTACGTATTTTTTCTTTCTTCCAACCTGCCCAGCAATCGGAGCAACCCGTCCAGGATCGTCAACGGGTGCGGCGGACATCCGGGAATATACAGATCCACGGGAACCAAGCCGTCAACGCCATTGTGAACTTCCCTTCCCCCTTGAAAGGGGCCGCCGCTCAAGGCGCATGCCCCGACAGCGATGACAATTTTCGGATGAGGCACGGCTTCGTAAGTTTGTTTTAGGGCCCATTCCATGTTCTTGGTCACCGGTCCCGTGATCATCAGGCCGTCCGCGTGCCGTGGGGAAGCGACAAATTGGATGCCGAAACGGGACAGGTCAAACACCACATTGTTCATCGCCTGAATTTCCGCGTCACAACCGCCGCAGCTGCCCGCGCACACTGCCCTTAATTTTAACGAACGGCCGAAAACCCGTTTCATTTTTTCATTGAGCGCGGCGGCCAATTGAATGGCGTCCCCTTGCAAAATGAGGTCTTCCTTCCTTGAAACAGCCATGCGGTGATCACAGGAATACGTAAAGGCCCCTGGCGAAAAATCCGCCTTAACATCCTCATTGAACAACAGTTTTCCCATATCCACCGCGGCCTTGGTCACCGGCCTTCCTCTAAATCGTGGAGGAAAAACAGGGGTTTCCTTAGGATAAGACAATGTCCTGAAACCCTGCTTGAATCGATTGATGATCACTCCCCACATAATTTTAATTTCCTCTTAAAGATCATGGCCGGCATAAGACAGGTTAAAACTTTTATTGCAAAGCGGGAAATCAGAGATCTGGGCCCCGCGCACAGCCATCTCAAGACCGGCCCAATTATTAAAAGAAGGGTCTTTGATCTTATAACGCGCGATCCGGGAATGGGAGTCCGTCATCGCCACATGCACGATCTCTCCCCGCCAGCCCTCAACCATGGACAAGGCCATCTGGTCCGGTTTCAAGGACGGTGCTTTCAGGTATAACTCTCCCTCGGGGACCTGGTTTAGCACCTCTAAAAGAAAATCAATGGACCTTTGTGATTCAAGCCAGCGGATGAACGCCCTGGCATAAACATCTCCGGACAATACGGTGGAGATCGGGATGTTCAGGAACCGGTACATGCCGAACGCATAATCCGTGCGCACATCCAAACCGCATCCGCAGGCGCGGACCGTCGGGCCGACAAGGCCCAGTTCTTTGGCCGTCCGGTTTGAGATCACCCCTGTCCCTTCCAAACGCGAGAGAACGGACGAACGGGTAAAAAAGAGATCGCTGATCTCTTTGAGATCTCTACGGGCGACGAGCAGGCGCCTGCGAAAACCGGCCGCCATTTTGCGGTCCAGGTCAAACAAAACCCCGCCGGGCCGGCATAAACTTCTCCCGTAACGGTTGCCGCTCAATTCCATCAATAAATTCAAAAATTCCCCCCGCAGCCGGCCGAAATACGCCGCGGCCGGTAAAAATCCTATGTCCGTGCTTAAAGCGCCCAGGTCCCCCACATGGTTGGAAAGCCGCTCCAATTCAAGGGCGACGGCCCTGATGGCCCCGGCCCTGGGGGATATCTCGCGATCGATCAATGATTCAATGGCATTGCAATAAGCCGTCGCGTGCCCTATCACCGTGTCCCCCGCGATGGACTCCGCCAAAAGCACTGCCTTTTCCGGCGAAGCCCCCTCCATCAAGGTCTCGATGCCGCGGTATTGATATCCCAGCCGGATCTCCAGATTCAAGATCTCTTCCCCATGACATTGGAAACGAAAATGCCCCGGCTCAATGATACCCGCGTGGACAGGACCGACAGCGACCTCGTGGGCTTCTTCTCCCTGTGCCTGATAAAAAGGATAGTCCCCGTCGCGATGATCGGCATGATACCGCACCGGTTTAAGCCAGGGATGCCCCAGCGGCGTTAAAGCAAACTGCTCCGCCATTTCCCGCTCAAACAAATGCGCCTGGGGAAGTTCAGGGGTCAGGGACCTGAAACAGGACTTGGCGGACGGGACCCGCATGGAAAAGACCGATATTTTTCCGTCCTGGTCCATGCCTAACATCGCAAAGACCCTGATATTCCCGTTTTCCAGGCGGCCGAACAGGTCAACGAGCCGGGCCCCGCGGGAACAGCCCTCTAAAATTCTTTGGCGGAATGGGCCTTCCTCCAGCACGGGGACCGAATCCGATCCCCAGCTTTGTCCGTTGCGCACGTAAAATTCCTGTTGTTCCACCTTACCCGCCTCCCAAAAGCGTGCTGGATCCTTTTAAAGCGTTGTCTAAAAAAGAAGGCATATACAAACCTAACATCAAAACGATCAACCCTAAGAGCAGGATCGGTATGATCGATCCGATATCTTCTTTTTTCGCTTGGGGACCCCCTGCCTGTTCTCCGGTATCCCCGCGCAACATTTTCAGGACACTGCCCGCGATCCCGATGAAGATCAGGGCCAGAAATAATACATAGAAGAAAGCCACCCAAAAATGTCCGGACCGGATGGCCGCGTTGAGGATCATCAATTCACTGTAAAATGTCCCGAATGGCGGGATCCCTGTGACGGCCAGAAATCCCATCGCCAAAAATATTCCTGTGACCGGATGACCGGCCAGCAGTCCTTTAACATCATTGACTTTTTTGCTTTGATAGATCCGGTAAAGGTTCCCGGTCACCAAAAAAACCATGCCTTTGGCAAAAGCATTATTGACCGCGTGGAACAAACTGCCGTATAAGCCAACGCCCCCCAACCCGATCCCGATGGCTAAAATGCCCATGTTCTCAACGCTCGAATAAGCGAACATCCGTTTGTAATCCGTCTGCCCGATGACAAAAATGGACGCGACAGCCAGCGACAACAAACCCATGACCAGCAATAGATCCTGGGCAAAAGCGGTTTGACCGGCGGCCGCGCAAATTTGAAAGACCCTCAAAATGCCCAGGAAAGCGCAATTCAACAAGACCCCCGATAACAGCGCCGAAACGGGAGACGGCGCTTCGCTATGCGCGTCAGGAAGCCATGTGTGCATCGGTGCCAGCCCCATCTTGGTGCCATACCCCACAAAAAGAAAAATAACGCTCAACTTTAACCAGGGGACCGAAAACAAGGTGGCATGGTCCAAAAGCACGTCCAATAAAACAGTTCCGGTACCCGCGGCGGAAACCGCCAAAAACAATGTTCCCAGAAGGGCCATGGCGATCCCCACGGAGCAGATCAATAAATATTTCCACATGGCCTCGACACTTTGGGGACTGCGGGTGAAATTGATGAGCGGGGCGCTGAAAAGCGTTGTGGCTTCAATGGCGATCCACAACAGGCCCATATGCCGGGCCATGGTCACCAGGGTCATGGCCGAGAGGAACAGCAGCAAACTGGTCACAAAAACCCTGTTGGAACGCTCTTCCTCCTCTTTGAGATAGCCCCACAAATAAAAAGACACTGCCGCGAACAGGATGCTGACAACCGTTAAGATCAGCCGGCCTAAAACGTCCATCCCCAGGAATCCATGGAACCAGGCCGCCGGTGAAAATTTCCAAATACTGACCACGCCGATCAGATGAATGAAAGATGTCCCCGCGAGCACGATCTTTCTTGGCCGGCCATTTGATAGAAGAAAAGCGACGGCCGCTCCAAGGATCGGTAAAAGAATTAAAAAAAGCAGCATTGTTTTAATCCCTAAGGGTTGTCAAATGCAATGTATTGGTATCGTCGTACTCTTCATTGATGTGGTTGATCACGATCCCCATCACCAGAACGGCCACAAAAATATCCAAAAATATCCCCATCTCCACCAATAACGGTGTCCTGTCCAGCAGTAAAAGGGCAAAAAGAAAAATGCCGTTTTCCATGACCAGATAGCCGATCACCTGCGTGATGGCTTTCAAACGGCTCACCAATAATAAAAATCCGATCATGATGACGGAAAAAGACGCCGGGACAAGCAAATTTGACACTTCCCTGAACGGGACCTCCAGTTTGGAAGAAAGAAAAAAGGCCGCTCCTACTAAAAGCCCTCCAAATACCAGCGTCTTTCCATAACCGATCAGGGGCTTGGCTTCCCGGCGGATGGACACATGCCGTATGGCCCAAAACAGGAACACCGGCATCACCAAGACCTTTAAGATCAACACAGCCGTCATCATAACGAGGGCGTGGACCCCGGGATAGATCAACAGAGGCGTTGCGCTTAAAATAAAGGACTGTAACGCAAAAAGATGGATGATCGTTCGTAGACGGCTGCTGCCTAAGATCACGATCCCTAAAAAAACAATGGCAATTAAAGCCAGCTCTAACAACACAGCATTACACTCCTTTCATCAAAACGAC
This window of the Candidatus Omnitrophota bacterium genome carries:
- a CDS encoding DsrE family protein, translating into MKIGVIISSNDAETCWNALRYANFCLGQKDVVKVFFMGKGVEYQRVSTDKFNTVEQADQFLKAGGKVYACGTCIKSRAQEGSEMCPISTMKDMYEIVKESDKVVTF
- a CDS encoding class I SAM-dependent methyltransferase; this translates as MKGRESGMPPKEMWEGFFNLTETLAVMGLDDKVVDAVEFGCGYGTFTIPAAKIIQGTIYALDIEEGMISATKKEAEKEGLKNVNTVLCDFVAEGIGLETESVDYVMLFNILHIDDPEIMLREAWRILKPAGKLGIIHWNCDPSTPRGPSMDIRPKPQQCIQWAEKTGFNRPQQHDLKPYHYGIVMRKELLK
- the nuoB gene encoding NADH-quinone oxidoreductase subunit NuoB produces the protein MWGVIINRFKQGFRTLSYPKETPVFPPRFRGRPVTKAAVDMGKLLFNEDVKADFSPGAFTYSCDHRMAVSRKEDLILQGDAIQLAAALNEKMKRVFGRSLKLRAVCAGSCGGCDAEIQAMNNVVFDLSRFGIQFVASPRHADGLMITGPVTKNMEWALKQTYEAVPHPKIVIAVGACALSGGPFQGGREVHNGVDGLVPVDLYIPGCPPHPLTILDGLLRLLGRLEERKNT
- a CDS encoding hydrogenase; amino-acid sequence: MEQQEFYVRNGQSWGSDSVPVLEEGPFRQRILEGCSRGARLVDLFGRLENGNIRVFAMLGMDQDGKISVFSMRVPSAKSCFRSLTPELPQAHLFEREMAEQFALTPLGHPWLKPVRYHADHRDGDYPFYQAQGEEAHEVAVGPVHAGIIEPGHFRFQCHGEEILNLEIRLGYQYRGIETLMEGASPEKAVLLAESIAGDTVIGHATAYCNAIESLIDREISPRAGAIRAVALELERLSNHVGDLGALSTDIGFLPAAAYFGRLRGEFLNLLMELSGNRYGRSLCRPGGVLFDLDRKMAAGFRRRLLVARRDLKEISDLFFTRSSVLSRLEGTGVISNRTAKELGLVGPTVRACGCGLDVRTDYAFGMYRFLNIPISTVLSGDVYARAFIRWLESQRSIDFLLEVLNQVPEGELYLKAPSLKPDQMALSMVEGWRGEIVHVAMTDSHSRIARYKIKDPSFNNWAGLEMAVRGAQISDFPLCNKSFNLSYAGHDL
- a CDS encoding proton-conducting transporter membrane subunit codes for the protein MLLFLILLPILGAAVAFLLSNGRPRKIVLAGTSFIHLIGVVSIWKFSPAAWFHGFLGMDVLGRLILTVVSILFAAVSFYLWGYLKEEEERSNRVFVTSLLLFLSAMTLVTMARHMGLLWIAIEATTLFSAPLINFTRSPQSVEAMWKYLLICSVGIAMALLGTLFLAVSAAGTGTVLLDVLLDHATLFSVPWLKLSVIFLFVGYGTKMGLAPMHTWLPDAHSEAPSPVSALLSGVLLNCAFLGILRVFQICAAAGQTAFAQDLLLVMGLLSLAVASIFVIGQTDYKRMFAYSSVENMGILAIGIGLGGVGLYGSLFHAVNNAFAKGMVFLVTGNLYRIYQSKKVNDVKGLLAGHPVTGIFLAMGFLAVTGIPPFGTFYSELMILNAAIRSGHFWVAFFYVLFLALIFIGIAGSVLKMLRGDTGEQAGGPQAKKEDIGSIIPILLLGLIVLMLGLYMPSFLDNALKGSSTLLGGG
- a CDS encoding hydrogenase, coding for MLLELALIAIVFLGIVILGSSRLRTIIHLFALQSFILSATPLLIYPGVHALVMMTAVLILKVLVMPVFLFWAIRHVSIRREAKPLIGYGKTLVFGGLLVGAAFFLSSKLEVPFREVSNLLVPASFSVIMIGFLLLVSRLKAITQVIGYLVMENGIFLFALLLLDRTPLLVEMGIFLDIFVAVLVMGIVINHINEEYDDTNTLHLTTLRD